The Pandoraea apista genomic interval GAGCCGCTCACGACTCAGCAACCGGGACGCCTGGAGGCTTTCCGCAGTGCCGACGTGCGCGCCCGTGCGAGTGGTGTGGTCATCGAGCGCCGCTATCAGGAAGGCCAGAAGGTCGCCAAGGGAGACGTGCTGTTCCGCATCGACCCGCAACCGCTGTCGGCGGCGCTCGACGCCGCTCGCGGCGCGCTCGCCAAAGCGCAGGCCGAGCATGATTCGGCCCGTGACAAGATCGAACGCTATCGGGGCCTGCTCGAAGAGCGTGCGATCAGCGCCCGCGAAGATGCCGAGTCGCGCGCGGCCGAAGCCCGCGCCCGTGCAGAGGTGCTCGCTGCCCGGGCAGAAGTCCGTAAGGCGGAACTCAACCTCGGTTATACGAGTGTGGTCTCGCCCATCGCGGGGCGTGTGCGTCGCGCAGAAGTCACCGAAGGCGCACTCGTCGGACTCGATTCGGCGACGTTGCTCACGCGCGTGGAGCAGATCGACCCGATCTACGTGAACTTCTCGCAACCGGCCGCCGAGGTCTACGCCATGACACGCGATCTGCGCGCGGGCAAGCTGCAACATGGCAGCGAGTCGGCTGCGCCACAGGTACACGTGACCTTGCCCGACGGGCGCGCGTACACGTTGCCCGGCAAGCTGCTCTTCACCGATCTGGCGGTCGACCCGGGCACGGACACTATCGCCATGCGCGCCTTGCTGCCAAACCCGGACGGCGTGCTGCTGCCGGGCGCCTTCGTGAAGGTGAGCATGCAGGGGGCGGTCAATCCGAACGTCGTTCGCGTGCCGCGCGAATCGCTCACCCGCACGGCCGATGGCGCTGTGGTGCGTGTGGTCGATGCGCAGGGCAAGGTACACGACACCAAGGTGCATGCCGAAGCGATCGACGGCCATGACTGGCTGGTGACGGACGGTCTCAAAGGTGGCGAGAAGGTCATCGTGCAGAACGTCGCGCAGTTCGCCGACGGCATGCAAGTCAAGCTCAAGGAAGCCGCCACGGACGCCGCCGCCAAAGCGCAACCGCCTCGTGACGCGAAGCCGCAAGACAACGCCAAACCGGTAGAGCCCGCACGGGCTGGTCCGGCCTCCAACGCGGAGACGCAATAACCATGGCCCGTTTCTTTATTGATCGCCCGGTCTTTGCCTGGGTGATTTCACTGTTGATTACGCTGGTGGGCGTGCTCGCGATCCGGGCGCTGCCCGTCGCCCAGTACCCCGACATCGCACCGCCGACAGTCAGCGTGTGGAGTAGCTATCCGGGCGCTTCGGCGAAGGTGGTCGAAGACTCCGTCACGGCGCTCATCGAACGCCAGATGAACGGCGCACCGGGGCTCATGTACACGTCGGCGTCCAGCGGAAATGGCCGTTCGTCGATCAACCTCACCTTCCGTCAGGGCACCAGCCTCGATCTGGCTGCGGTGGAAGTGCAGAACCGCCTGAAGACCGTCGAATCACGCTTGCCTGAAGTCGTGCGCCGCGACGGCGTGGTGGTGGAGCGTGCCGCCGACAACATTCAAATGGTGGTCACGCTCGCGTCGGCCAATCCTGCCATTGACGAGTTCGACCTCGGCGAGCTTGCCGCCGCGCAGGTCGTCAATCAGCTCAGGCGGATTCCAGGTGTCGGGCAGGTGCAGGTCTGGGGCACCGAAAAGGCCATTCGTATCTGGCCCGATGCTGCAAAGCTCGTCGCGCTGGACCTGACAGCGTCGGATGTCGTCTCGAAGGTGCGTGCCTACAACGCGCGCGTGACGGTCGGCGATATCGGCGCGGGCGCCACGCCTTCGTCGGCACCCATCAACGCCAACGTGGTGTCGGACAGTGCCTTGTCGACACCGGAAGCGTTTGCCGATATTCCGTTGCGGGTGCGCGCCGACGGCTCGGCGATTCGCCTGGGCGATGTGGCCCGCGTGGAATTGGGGGCGTCCGATTACAACTATTCGTCGCGTGTGGACGGCATGCCGGCCACGGCAATGGCGATCAAACTGGCGGCGGGTTCAAACGCCGTCGAGGTGATGAAGGCGGTGCGCAAGGTGATGGACGAGCAATCGGCGCTGTTCCCGGCCGGGGTCTCGTATCAAATCCCCTATGAAACGGCGTCGTTCGTGAAGGTCTCGATTCAGAAGGTCTTGATTACGCTGCTCGAGGCCGTGGTGCTGGTGTTTCTGGTGATGTATCTGTTCATGCAGAACCTGCGCGCTACCCTGATTCCGACGCTCGTAGTGCCGGTGGCGTTGCTGGGCACTTTCGGTGTGCTGCTCGGACTCGGCTATTCGATCAACACCCTCACCATGTTCGGTATGGTGCTGGCGATCGGCATTCTGGTCGACGACGCCATCGTCGTGGTCGAGAACACCGAGCGGATCATGGTCGAAGAGGGGCTTTCGCCCTATGCGGCGACCGTCAAGGCGATGTCGCAGATCAGCGGGGCCATCGTGGGGATTACGGTGGTGCTCGTCACGGTGTTCGTGCCGATGGCGTTCTTCTCGGGCGCGGTGGGCAACATCTACCGGCAGTTCGCGGTCACGCTGGCGGTGTCGAT includes:
- a CDS encoding efflux RND transporter periplasmic adaptor subunit; this translates as MSASLITSVLLLAACSDRGEKDTADATPEAVVRTVERRAEPLTTQQPGRLEAFRSADVRARASGVVIERRYQEGQKVAKGDVLFRIDPQPLSAALDAARGALAKAQAEHDSARDKIERYRGLLEERAISAREDAESRAAEARARAEVLAARAEVRKAELNLGYTSVVSPIAGRVRRAEVTEGALVGLDSATLLTRVEQIDPIYVNFSQPAAEVYAMTRDLRAGKLQHGSESAAPQVHVTLPDGRAYTLPGKLLFTDLAVDPGTDTIAMRALLPNPDGVLLPGAFVKVSMQGAVNPNVVRVPRESLTRTADGAVVRVVDAQGKVHDTKVHAEAIDGHDWLVTDGLKGGEKVIVQNVAQFADGMQVKLKEAATDAAAKAQPPRDAKPQDNAKPVEPARAGPASNAETQ